Within the Myxococcus virescens genome, the region GCCCGCGAGCTTCGCCGCCGTGGCGAAGCCGCCCGCCGCCTGGGGCTTCAGCCGCGCCAGGGCCACCTCGCCGGCGGGCACGCGCATGAAGCCCGCGCCCCCGGCGGCCAGCGGCGGCGCCAGGGCCAGCGGCTCCAGCTTCGCGCCGGCCAGCCCGTCAGGCAGCAGCACATCCACGGCGCTGTCACGGGAATTCACGGCGATGACGACGGCCTCGTCGGCGGTGACGCGGGCGTAGGCGAAGAGGTCCTCCCGGGCGGCGAGCATCCACGTCTCGCCACGCTGGAGGGCCTCACTGCCTCGCCGCAACGCCAGCAACCCGCCAATCCACGACCGCAGCGGGTGGTTCGTGAAGCGCATGTCGCCCCGGTTCTCCGGCTCCTTCGCGCCCGTCAGGCCCTCCTCGGTGCCGTAGGTGAGCGCCGGCACGCCGCGCGCGGTGAGCTGCACCGCCAGCGCCCGCTTCACCCGCTCCACGTCCCCCCCGCACTCGCTCATCACCCGGGGCAGGTCGTGGTTGTCCACCATCGTCACGAGCGAGCCCGGCGCCGGGTACAGCCGGTCGTTGAAGAGGATGGCGCCCAGGTGCGACGGGGAGCGGTCCCTGCAGAAGACGTCCACCAGCGCGAAGGCCAGCGGGAAGTCGAACATCGTCCCGAAGCGGCCTTCCTTCATCGTGTTCGACAGCAGCACCGGGTCGCCGTCCAGCATCTCCCCCAACAGCAGGAAGTCCGGCCCCGCGTGCTGGCGCAAGTCGTCGTTGTAGCGAGCCCAGAAGGAGGTGGGCATGTGCTTCACCGCGTCCAGCCGGAAGCCCGCGGGCTGGAGCACGTCCACCCACCGGCGTGAATGCGCCAGCAAGTGCGCGTACACGTCTTCCTTCTCCACGGCGAGGTCCGGCAGGCCGTGCACGTCTCCCATCACCAGCTCGCGTGAATCGCCCCAGTCCTGGATGGGACCCAGGCCGTGGAACCAGTCGGGCCGCTCACGCGACAGGCGCGTCTCCGGCCCCACGTGGTTGAGCACCACGTCCAGCACCAGCCGCATGTCCCGGCGGCGCAGCTCCGCCGCCAGCGTCTTCAGCAGGGCCTCGTCTCCGAAGCGCGGTTCCACCCGGCCGAAGTCCTCCACCCAGTAACCGTGGAAGGCGCCGTACCCATGGAACTTGTCGGTGCGCATCTGGAAGACGGGTGAAAGCCACACCGTGCGGACACCGAGCTGCTGCAGCCCGTCCAGTCGGTCAATGACGCCTTGCAGGTCTCCGCCGTGAAAGGCCTGCGCGTCCTCCAGGTCCACTGCACCGTCGTTCTTCGGGTCTCCATTGGAGAAGCGGTCCACCATCACGAAGTAGACCGCGTCTCCCGCCGGCGGCTCCCACGAACCCCGGTAGGGCTGGAGCACGGCCGGCGTGCCCGTGCCCGGCTCGATGCCCGGTCCGGCCGGCGCGTCGAGGCCCGGCACCGTGCCCGGCCCCCCGTCCGTGTCCGGCACCAGGAAGGGCGAGGCCAGGAAGGAGTCGAACAGCGCGCCCGCCTGCCCGGCGATCTGCGTGGCCACCTCCAACTGCGCATCGTCCTCGCGCTGCTGGTCGAACTGAAGCGCCGCGCCGTAGTCCTGGGTGACGACGGTGGGCGCCATGGCGGAGTCCGCGCGCGCGCCCGTGGTCCGCACCGAGATGTCCCACGAGAAGCGGCCCCCCACCTGGCTGAAGAACGACACCCGCGTCTCCACCAGCAGGTGCAGCGGCGCCTCCGGCGTCAGCGCCTTCAGCATCTCGAAGCGGCGCTGCGAGTCGCGCACCTTCGCGAAGTAGGCGGCGTAGTCCGCGTAGGGCACCACCTCCACGCGCAGGTTGCGCCTGGCCAGGGTCTCCGCGATGCGCTGCTTCAGTCCTTCCGGGACGTCCGCCACCACGCCGGCCCGCCTCGCGTCATCCCGCACGTAGGCCACGGCGACCACCGTGCCGCTGGGCGCCACGGGCGGAGGCGCCGCGCGAGGCAGACACGCCGCGAGCGTCACCGCGGCCAGCGCCGCCGTGAGGGAGACCACCGCGCTCCATCGCCTTGTCAGAACCATCCTTCGGCCTCGATCGCGACCACCGAGTGCCAGTGACGCTCGGGGCCGACGTAAACGTTGTACTGGTCCAGGCTGTCCACGAAGGAGTTGCCGAACGCCGCATGCTGGGTGGAGCGCTGGAGCCCGTACAGCAGCCGCAGACTGGGGCGCGCGTAGATGCTGCGGCCCGTGGGGTTGAGCACCACACCGGCCTTGAACTGCCAGGTGTCGCGCGTGTCGCTGTCACCGAACTCCAGGCCACGCGCGTCCGCCATGCCGTCGGTGCTGGTGAACACCGAGTCCACATGGTTGCGATAGAGATTGCCGTTCAGGCTCTTCTCGCGCGCGACGCTGCTCTCCGCCAGGAGGTGAACCTTGTCGGTGAGGAAGTACTGAAGGCGGAGCACCGTGGAGGCGATGACGCGGTTGTCCTCGCCCGCGGCAATTTTGTTGTCCTTGTTGAACGAATAGCCAGCCCACACGCCCCAGAGCGCCTCCAGCTTGTCAGGGATGATGCGCAGGTAGGCCTCGTTGCCGAGGTTGGCGTCGTAGCGCTCGTCGGTCTGGTCCGTGACGTACACGGTCCAGTCCCGGCCCCGGAAGTTCTCCGTGTAGAAGGGCTGTGGGTGGCGCTTCTCGAAGGTCAGGTACAGGTTGCTCCACACCAGCGGCCCCACCCCGCCGAAGCCCACGTAGCCCATGGCCCGGTACGACAGCGCGCTGCGCGCCTTGAGGTCCGGGACCAGGTCCTCCGCGCCCGGGTTGGCCTCGAAGTAGCGCCGCACCACCTCGCGCCGCGCGAAGTTCTCGTAACGGGTCCCGGGCGACGCGTAGAGCGCGTTCCGGTTGCCGCGCACCGCGGGCTCGTAGCCCACCTGCCCGCGGATACCCACCTCCAGGTGACCAGGAATCAACCGATAGCGGAACGACGCGGCGCCCGTCAGCACCGTGTTGTAGTTGTTCGGGCGCAGCGTGTAGCCGCTGTCCCCCACCGCCAGCAGGACGTCGTAACGGTCGCCCTGGTACGTGCCGGACAGGCCCACCGTGTCCCAGAGCAGCGTGCCGGGACGCTGGTCGTAGATGTGCAGGTCGTTCCAGCGGTCCTCGAGCGTGCCGAGCTGCCACGTCACCCGGTCCAGCAGGATGTTGCCGGCGCGGACGAAGAGGTAGTCAGCGCTGAAGTTCACCAGCGAGCCATTACCGGGATCCGCTGAACGAAACGACCTGCCAGAGATACGGGAGTGGACCTCGGCCCACACCTCGTCGGTCCCCGGCGTGGCCTGCAACGCGTCCAGCCGGAGGTTGAGCTCACCGTAAGGGCTTTCGTTGAGGAGCCGACCGTAGAGCCAGTAATAGCCCAACTGGCCCGAGCCGCCCGCGAAGTCCGGGCGGGTCATGATGCGGAAGTAACCCGCGGCCCCGAAGCGATCGCGAGGCGCATCGGCCAGGGCAACGAGCGGCAGGAACGTCAACAGGATGGCGCCGAGGCGCGCAGGCAGGACTCGCATGGGCGGGCCCCGCTTATAGCCCAACCTGCTTGCCTGCCTACTCCGCACGCAGGACGACGATGGTTCTTTCCGGCATCCCGTATGTCGGACCGTTCACTGGTGACGGTGCATCAAGCCAGGAGTTGCCCGTGGACCGGCTGTCCAGGCCCGCCGTCGTGAGATAGGCGGGGCTGTCGAAGTACGCCTGCGTGTCGATGAGCCGCGTCCATTTGCGGCCTTCGGGCAGCGTGAACGTCACCGCGCGGGGCTCCATGTTGATGAGCACCAGCAATTCCGGCCCGTAGGACGCGTCATAGTAGTGAATCATCAACTGCTTGCTGTCCCACGCCGCCTCGGTGTTCTGGGCGCTCTTCCAGGCCAGCGGCGCGCCCTTGCCGTAGTCCTTCGGCGCGAAGGCGTAGGCGTGCTCCTTGCGCAGGCGGATGGCGGCCTTCACGAACTCGAACATGCGGTGACGTTCGTCGCGCGCCAGGTACGTACCCCACTGGTACCAGTTGAAGGGGTTGTCGGACAGCGTGGAGTAGGCGTTGTTGTTCCCCAACTGCGTGCGCATCCACTCGTCGCCGCCCAGGATCATCGGCGTGCCGTGGCTGATCATCATCGACATGAAGGCATTGCGAATCATCTGCCGTCGCATGCTCTCCGCGCGCTCGTCGCCAATCGGACCCCAGTTGCGGGAACGGTTGTGATCCTCGCCGCTGACCTTGTCGCAGAAGGGGCTGTTCGGTGTGTCACAGCACACCGGGTTCAGCGGACCGCAGCGGTTCTGCTTCTCGTCGTACGCGAACAGGTCGTACATCGTGAAGCCGTCGTGCACGGTGATGAAGTTCATGGAGTGATACGGGCGGCGGCCATTGCGCTCGAACCACTCCTGGCTGCCGTACATCAGGAAGCCGCCGTCCACCGTGCCAGGCCGGCCACACAGCGAACCCTCGTTGGAGTTGAGCTTCCAACCGTCCTGGTTCATGAACGCGCGCCACCAGTCGCGGAAGCGGCCGTTCCACTCGTACCAGCCATTGCCCGGCTGCGTCCTGGCGTTGGGGAACTCGCCCAGCGGCATGCAGTACCAGCCGCCCGCGCTCCACGGCTCGGCCATGATGCGGGTGTTGTACTTCTGGAGCACCGGGTCGTCGATGACATCCTGGAGCACGGTGTTGCGCGGGTCGTCCCAGCGGTTGTAGTCGCCGTCGCGCTCACCCAGGATGGGCGCCAGGTCGAAGCGGAAGCCGTCCACGTGGAGCTCTTCCACGTAGAAGCGCAGGCTGTCGATGATGAGCTTGCGCGTGGGCCGGTGGTTGGGGCGCGTCTGGTTACCGACGCCGGTGTTGTTCCAATACGTGCGGCGGTCCGGGTTGAGCGCGTAGTACGCCTGGTTGTCGATGCCGCGGAACGAATAGAGGCCCGCCGTCTCCGCGGGGTCCAGGGACTCCAGCGGCTCGCCGGGCATGACGTCATCCGTCTCCAGCTTCTCGCGCCAGAGGCCCCCTTCGCCGGTGTGGTTGTAGACGACGTCGATGATCACCTCGATGCCGTGCTTGTGGAGCTGCTCCACCATCCACTTGAACTCGTTGATGACCTGGTGCGGTTCCTTGAAGGCCGCGTAGGACAGCTCGGGCGCGAAGAAGTTGATGGTCTGGTAGCCCCAGTAGCCACCGTCCAGCGGCTTCTCGTGGATGGGCAGCAGCTCCACCGCGGTGATGCCCAGCTCGGCTAGGTAGGCCGCCTTCTCACCGAAGCCGCGGTAGGTGCCCGGGAAGCGCACGCCGCTGGCGGGGTCCGCCGTGAAGCCCTTGGCGTGAACCTCATAGACGATGAGGTCCTGCCAGCCGTGCCCCTGCCAGTTCTCGTCCTGGCGGTTGGCGCGCCACTGCTGCTCCGCCTCACCCCACTGATAGTCGCCGCTCTTGACGAGCACGCTCTTGGCGGAGGCCGCGTAAGTCACCTCCGTGCGGGCCGGACCGCTGGCCGTGCTGCCCTTGCTCCAGTCGTGATCGCGGTGCAGGGCCTTGGAGTACGGGTCCGTGAGCAGCTTGTTCGGATTGAAGCGGTTGCCGTAGACGTCCGCGTCCGCCTTGAAGCCGTGGATGGACCCGGGGAACCACCGCGGGTCGAACTCCCAGTTGGGTCCCCAGGCGCGGAAGCCGTAGTGCTGTCCCACGCCCACGCCTTCCACGTAGACGCTCCACACGTCGCCATAGCGCGTCATCTCATAGGCGCGCGCCGGGCGGTTGCTCTCCGGGTCCTCGAAGAGCAGCAGCTCCAGCCGGGTGGCGTTCTCCGAATACAGGGCGAAGTTCACGCCCTTGTCCACGAAGGTGGGGCCGATCTGGCGAAGGGATTCGATGTCGTCCACCGAGTAGCTCGGGGCCCGAGCATCGCTGTGGTACAGCCGGACATAGTCGCTCTCGCTACAGCCAGTGATGAACAGGGCGGTGGACAGCGCCGCGCCCACGAGGCGGGACATTCTGTGAGTGCGCATCAGGTAGGCTGACCTCGAGGTCCGGACATGACTCGGCCCGGCAATCAAACTCCGTTTCCATAACAAGCGCCTTCCATGCCTGACAAGGCAGGGCCCGGGTTTCCAATCGGGAACAGACCTTCGTTCACTGGCGCACGCGACGGGAGGATGCAGCACAAGCAACCAAGGAGGTTTGAGGAAACAAGAAGCGTCCGGGTAAGGTGCGCGACCGTCTCCCCATCAATTTCTCCGAGCACGACTTGTCCGAAGTCACCCTGAGCGGGATCAAGAAGTCGTTTGGCCAGAACCTCATCGTGAAGGGCGTGGACCTTCAGGTGGGTGAAGGTGAATTCCTGGTGATGGTCGGCCCGTCTGGCTGCGGGAAGACGACCTTGCTGCGGCTCATCGCCGGCCTGGAACAGGTGGACGCGGGCGAGGTGCGCATTGGCGGCGCCCGGGTGAACGACGTTCCGCCTCGTGACCGAGACGTTGCAATGGTGTTCCAGTCCTATGCGCTCTACCCGCACATGACGGTGCGGGAGAATCTGGCCTTCGGCCTGACGCTCCGGAAGTTCCCCGCCGCGGAGATTGCGTCGCGCGTGCAGGAGGTGGCTGGAATGTTGGAGCTGAGCCACCTCTTGGAGCGCAAGCCCAAGGCCCTGTCCGGCGGCCAACGCCAGCGCGTGGCCATGGGGCGAGCCATCGTCCGCCGTCCCAAGGTCTTCCTTTTCGACGAGCCCCTCTCCAACCTGGACACCGCGCTCCGGGTCCAGATGCGTGGCGAGCTGGCGCGGCTGCACCGCCGGCTGGGCGCGACGATGATCTACGTCACCCACGACCAGGTGGAGGCCATGACGCTGGCCACCCGCGTGGCCGTCTTCAATGGCGGGCTCCTCCAGCAGGTGGGCCCGCCGCTGGAGCTCTACAACCGCCCCGCCAACCTGTTCGTCGCGGGGTTCCTCGGCTCCCCTTCCATGAACTTCCTGGAGGCGCGGCGCGAGGGGGCTCAGTTTACCGGCAAGGGCTTCACCCTGCCCTGTCCGGCGGACGTGACCACGGAGGAAGCCACGGTGCTGCTGGGCCTGCGTCCCCAGGATTTGCGCGTGGAGTCCCAGGGGCCCCTCACCGGCACCGTGGACGCGGTGGAGCGACTGGGCTTCGACGGGTACGCCTTCGTCAAGACAGAGGCCGGACTGGTGGCGGCTCGCTTCGACAAGGGCGTGAACGTCGCGGTGGGTGACCAGGTGCATCTGGCCCCCGTGGGGGACGCGCTGCACGTCTTCTCCCAGGACGGCGCGAAGGCGCTGCGCCATCCGGAGCAGCGCGCCGCGCTGGAGGTCGCGTCGTGAGCCGGTGGCTCGGCCTGGCGCTGCTCGCCACGGCGCTGAGCGCGCACGCAGCGCCTGCGACGGAGAAGCCACTGAAGCTGTGGCACGCGTACCGCGGCGGCGAGGAGATGGCGCTCGTCCAGGCCACGGAGCTCTTCACCTCGAAGACGGGCGTCCAGGTGGAGCTGCTCGCCCTGCCCTACGACGCCTACGCGGCCAAGCTGACCAACGCCATTCCCCATGGCGTGGGCCCGGATGTCTTCATCTTCAACCACGAGCGGCTGCGCAACTTCCACGCGATGCACCTGGTGGCTCCCGCCAGTCGCCTGGCGCGCGAGGACTACTTCCCCAACGCCGTGGAGGCGCTGGAGGTGGATGGCCAGGTGTACGGCTATCCCATGTCGCTCAAGTCGCTGGCGCTCTACGTCAACACGAAGCTCGTGCCCCAACCGCCAGAGACGACGGACGCGCTGCTGGCGATGCTGCCCGCGCTGTCAGACGCGGCCGCGGGCCGCTTCGGGCTGGCCTACGAGAGCGGCGACTTCTACTTCCACGCGGGGTTCCTCTTCGGCTTCGGCGGCGAGCTGTTCGATGCAAACGGCCGCGCGAGCTTCGACACACAGGGGATGGCCCGCTCCCTGGCCTTCGTGAAGGACCTGCAGGACCAGCGCCTCATCCCCCAGGAGGCCTCGGGCGCGCTGGTGAAGAGCCTCTTCAACGACGGCCGTGCCGCCATGATCATCAGCGGGCCGTGGTTCGCCGGGGAGATTGCCCCCCAGGTGGATTACCG harbors:
- a CDS encoding alpha-amylase family glycosyl hydrolase, whose product is MVLTRRWSAVVSLTAALAAVTLAACLPRAAPPPVAPSGTVVAVAYVRDDARRAGVVADVPEGLKQRIAETLARRNLRVEVVPYADYAAYFAKVRDSQRRFEMLKALTPEAPLHLLVETRVSFFSQVGGRFSWDISVRTTGARADSAMAPTVVTQDYGAALQFDQQREDDAQLEVATQIAGQAGALFDSFLASPFLVPDTDGGPGTVPGLDAPAGPGIEPGTGTPAVLQPYRGSWEPPAGDAVYFVMVDRFSNGDPKNDGAVDLEDAQAFHGGDLQGVIDRLDGLQQLGVRTVWLSPVFQMRTDKFHGYGAFHGYWVEDFGRVEPRFGDEALLKTLAAELRRRDMRLVLDVVLNHVGPETRLSRERPDWFHGLGPIQDWGDSRELVMGDVHGLPDLAVEKEDVYAHLLAHSRRWVDVLQPAGFRLDAVKHMPTSFWARYNDDLRQHAGPDFLLLGEMLDGDPVLLSNTMKEGRFGTMFDFPLAFALVDVFCRDRSPSHLGAILFNDRLYPAPGSLVTMVDNHDLPRVMSECGGDVERVKRALAVQLTARGVPALTYGTEEGLTGAKEPENRGDMRFTNHPLRSWIGGLLALRRGSEALQRGETWMLAAREDLFAYARVTADEAVVIAVNSRDSAVDVLLPDGLAGAKLEPLALAPPLAAGGAGFMRVPAGEVALARLKPQAAGGFATAAKLAGLRWRGLGTRRQVELAVDDPSVRLVGSGPEMGGWKPERSLRPGPDGFALSLPVGAVFEYKLLRGGSQGTLDWEDGANRLLFVDEGTGPLRQTLAWSQR
- a CDS encoding glycogen debranching protein, producing the protein MRTHRMSRLVGAALSTALFITGCSESDYVRLYHSDARAPSYSVDDIESLRQIGPTFVDKGVNFALYSENATRLELLLFEDPESNRPARAYEMTRYGDVWSVYVEGVGVGQHYGFRAWGPNWEFDPRWFPGSIHGFKADADVYGNRFNPNKLLTDPYSKALHRDHDWSKGSTASGPARTEVTYAASAKSVLVKSGDYQWGEAEQQWRANRQDENWQGHGWQDLIVYEVHAKGFTADPASGVRFPGTYRGFGEKAAYLAELGITAVELLPIHEKPLDGGYWGYQTINFFAPELSYAAFKEPHQVINEFKWMVEQLHKHGIEVIIDVVYNHTGEGGLWREKLETDDVMPGEPLESLDPAETAGLYSFRGIDNQAYYALNPDRRTYWNNTGVGNQTRPNHRPTRKLIIDSLRFYVEELHVDGFRFDLAPILGERDGDYNRWDDPRNTVLQDVIDDPVLQKYNTRIMAEPWSAGGWYCMPLGEFPNARTQPGNGWYEWNGRFRDWWRAFMNQDGWKLNSNEGSLCGRPGTVDGGFLMYGSQEWFERNGRRPYHSMNFITVHDGFTMYDLFAYDEKQNRCGPLNPVCCDTPNSPFCDKVSGEDHNRSRNWGPIGDERAESMRRQMIRNAFMSMMISHGTPMILGGDEWMRTQLGNNNAYSTLSDNPFNWYQWGTYLARDERHRMFEFVKAAIRLRKEHAYAFAPKDYGKGAPLAWKSAQNTEAAWDSKQLMIHYYDASYGPELLVLINMEPRAVTFTLPEGRKWTRLIDTQAYFDSPAYLTTAGLDSRSTGNSWLDAPSPVNGPTYGMPERTIVVLRAE
- a CDS encoding ABC transporter ATP-binding protein, with the protein product MSEVTLSGIKKSFGQNLIVKGVDLQVGEGEFLVMVGPSGCGKTTLLRLIAGLEQVDAGEVRIGGARVNDVPPRDRDVAMVFQSYALYPHMTVRENLAFGLTLRKFPAAEIASRVQEVAGMLELSHLLERKPKALSGGQRQRVAMGRAIVRRPKVFLFDEPLSNLDTALRVQMRGELARLHRRLGATMIYVTHDQVEAMTLATRVAVFNGGLLQQVGPPLELYNRPANLFVAGFLGSPSMNFLEARREGAQFTGKGFTLPCPADVTTEEATVLLGLRPQDLRVESQGPLTGTVDAVERLGFDGYAFVKTEAGLVAARFDKGVNVAVGDQVHLAPVGDALHVFSQDGAKALRHPEQRAALEVAS